The Dictyoglomus sp. NZ13-RE01 genome window below encodes:
- a CDS encoding dipeptide/oligopeptide/nickel ABC transporter ATP-binding protein, with the protein MEIPVLELEGVTKIFTRGYFNKKYIVALEGINLKINKQDRWAIIGESGMGKTTLARIASLLETPTKGKIKWFGRDLSNISKKELSYLRTKVQYVHQDPYASLHPSRNIYSTLADPLKKNNNIRGKQIDNKVEELLNLVGLTPPSYFLNKYPHHLSGGGRQRLAIARALTANPEILIADEPISMIDMSLRATIIQLLKILNKELGLSIILILHDIGAARFFATNGGKLVILYGGRIVEKGECEEVINNPLHPYTRTLISATPISDPDLAKEKKIPELRSYEPPKRELGKNSCPFSHACLYSQDICLREDPVLENVNEKHEVACFFWKDLPKWIPPWIKE; encoded by the coding sequence ATGGAAATTCCAGTATTAGAATTAGAAGGAGTTACCAAAATATTTACCCGAGGCTACTTTAATAAAAAATATATTGTTGCATTAGAGGGTATCAATTTAAAAATAAATAAACAAGATAGATGGGCAATTATTGGTGAAAGTGGAATGGGAAAAACTACATTGGCAAGAATTGCAAGCCTTTTGGAAACACCAACAAAAGGAAAAATAAAATGGTTTGGAAGGGATTTGTCAAACATATCTAAGAAAGAATTATCCTATTTAAGAACAAAAGTCCAATATGTACATCAAGATCCTTATGCTTCCTTACATCCATCAAGAAACATATATTCTACGTTGGCGGATCCTCTTAAGAAAAACAATAATATTAGAGGAAAGCAGATTGATAATAAAGTTGAGGAACTTCTCAATTTAGTTGGTCTTACACCTCCTTCCTATTTTTTAAATAAATATCCCCATCATCTTTCTGGAGGTGGAAGACAAAGACTTGCCATTGCAAGGGCTCTCACAGCAAATCCAGAAATTCTTATTGCGGATGAGCCCATAAGCATGATAGATATGTCTCTTAGAGCTACTATTATTCAACTTCTAAAAATTCTTAACAAAGAATTAGGACTTTCTATAATACTAATTCTACATGACATTGGAGCTGCAAGGTTCTTTGCAACTAATGGAGGGAAATTAGTCATATTATATGGAGGAAGAATTGTAGAAAAAGGAGAATGTGAAGAGGTCATAAACAATCCTTTACATCCCTACACAAGAACTTTGATATCTGCAACCCCTATTTCCGATCCTGATTTAGCAAAAGAGAAAAAAATACCAGAATTAAGATCCTACGAACCACCAAAAAGAGAACTGGGCAAAAATTCATGTCCTTTCTCTCATGCCTGCTTATATTCTCAAGATATTTGTTTAAGAGAAGATCCTGTTTTAGAAAATGTTAATGAAAAGCATGAGGTTGCCTGCTTCTTTTGGAAGGACCTACCTAAGTGGATCCCTCCATGGATAAAAGAATAA